CGAGCCGGAAGGCGTCACCATTGGCATGATTCGCGACACGGTGTATGCCTTTGTGAGCATGGAGCGCGTGGGCGGCGTGGTGGTGCTGAACGTGAACGACCCCGCCAACCCGCGCCTGGTGCAGTACATCAACAACCGCAGCCTGACCACCGGCACCGGCGACCAGGGCCCCGAGGGCATCGTCTTCGTATCGGCTGCCAACAGCCCCACCGGCGCCCCGCTCCTGCTGCTGGCCAACGAGGTGAGCAGCACCGTGGCCGTGTACCAAATCGGCCTGCGCGGCGTGGTGACGAGCGCCAAAAACGGCGCCCCGGCCCCCGAAGCGCTGCACTGCTACCCCAACCCCGCCGCGCCCGGCGCTGCCGTGCGCCTGAGCCGCCCCGTGGCCGGCGCCCTGCTCGACGGACTGGGCCGCGCAGTGCGCCAGCTGCCCACCGCCACCGACCACCTGGACGTGCGCGGCCTACCGGCCGGCCTGTACCTGTTGCGCGCCACCGACGGCGCCACCAGCCGCCTGGTGGTGCGGTAAGGTGTGCTTAGCTTGACCTAAAACTCTGGAAGTAAAAAGGCCCGCTGTGCTAAGCACAGCGGGCCTTTTGCTAGCTAGTAGCATCAGCACCAGGTTTCTCTATTTGGCTGCCGAACCCGTTTTTTTCAAGTACTCTGCCGCGCCGTTGTTGTTCGGATTGAGGGCCAAGGATTGTTTGTAGTTTTTGATGGCCAGCGTACGGTCGCCCAGCAGCTCGTAGGTTTCGCCCAGGCTGTCGTAGACGTTCCAGGACTTGGGGTACATACTCACGTTCAACTTGAATATTTCGAGCGCCTGCTTAGGCTGGCCCTGCTGGACTAGCGCGTAGCCCCAGGTGTTCAGGTAATCTTCGGTGAGGTGCAGTTCGGGGTGCTGCTTTTTGACTGCGGCTACCGCCTCTGGAGCTTGGGCAAAGTTGCGGCGCAGCAGTTTGGCTTGCAGGGCGGCCAGGGCTGGCGGTGTGCCGTAAGCAGCCGCCAATACTTCCTCGGCTACTGCCCGCAGGCTACTTTGTGTGCCGGGGTCCGACTCGTTGGAAAGCAGCACGATGCCGAATTTTAGCTCCGGGTACACCGCGCAGTAGCTGGCGAAGCCGAAGGTGCCACCAGTATGTTCTAGCTGGCGCTTGCTGTCCACTGTTTTCGACATCACCCAACTCAAGCCCACGGCTTCTTCGTCGAGTCGGCCCCACGTAGGGCGGTGGGTCAGGGCTACGGCGGCATCGTTTTCGTTGAGCTGGTACTGCAGGTACTTGGTCATGTCGGCGGCGCTGTACTGCAAGCCGCCCGAGGCATACATAGTAGCTGCGCTGGTGCGCGGCATGGGCGTGCCGTGCTCATTGTAACCCACAGGCAGCGGCGCTTCGGTGGCGGCGTTGAGCTGCAGTGGCTTGTTAATATATTCGGCTACCAGCTTTGGGAAAGGCCGCTTGTACACGTTTTCGAGCACGTAACCCAGCAGCTGAGCTGCGGTGTTGGAATGGCGGGATGTGAGGCCCGGAGCAGCTTCCAGCTTCACTTGGCGCAAGTCCGCCAAGAAGTTCTCCTTGGTGTAGCCCTTGAGCGATTCCACCATCAGAAAAGGAATGGAATCGGGCCTGGCCCGCTGGTAGGACGCCGGGTGGTCGGGCAAATTGTCGGGCAGGCCCGACGTAGTATTGGCTAAGTGCAGCAGTTGAATGGGCTGGCCTGCAAACTCCAAGTTGGCGTAGGTACCAGGCAAGTATTTTCGCACGTCATCGGTCAGCTTCGCTCGTTTTTCCATCACAGCCTTGGCCAGCAGCAAGCTCCCAAAGGTTTTGCTGATTGAGCCGATTTCATACACCGTGTTTTTGGTTGGTGTCAGGCTCTTGCCTTTCTCCGTGGTGCCGAAGTTGTAAAA
This DNA window, taken from Hymenobacter sp. 5317J-9, encodes the following:
- a CDS encoding serine hydrolase, whose translation is MQLPAVGQLRSSTAAATTPAQLAAAVQRIGNAFIQQPSRVGLSVGIIKDGRTQFYNFGTTEKGKSLTPTKNTVYEIGSISKTFGSLLLAKAVMEKRAKLTDDVRKYLPGTYANLEFAGQPIQLLHLANTTSGLPDNLPDHPASYQRARPDSIPFLMVESLKGYTKENFLADLRQVKLEAAPGLTSRHSNTAAQLLGYVLENVYKRPFPKLVAEYINKPLQLNAATEAPLPVGYNEHGTPMPRTSAATMYASGGLQYSAADMTKYLQYQLNENDAAVALTHRPTWGRLDEEAVGLSWVMSKTVDSKRQLEHTGGTFGFASYCAVYPELKFGIVLLSNESDPGTQSSLRAVAEEVLAAAYGTPPALAALQAKLLRRNFAQAPEAVAAVKKQHPELHLTEDYLNTWGYALVQQGQPKQALEIFKLNVSMYPKSWNVYDSLGETYELLGDRTLAIKNYKQSLALNPNNNGAAEYLKKTGSAAK